Proteins encoded together in one Prunus dulcis chromosome 3, ALMONDv2, whole genome shotgun sequence window:
- the LOC117622123 gene encoding serine/threonine-protein kinase OSR1 isoform X2 translates to MMEKMKYPIGPEHYTPYEEVGQGVSASVHRALCKPVDAIVAIKILDFERDNCDLNNISREAQTMILVDHPNVLKSHCSFVSDHNLWVVMPFMSGGSCLHILKAAYPDGFEEVVIATILREILKGLEYLHHHGHIHRDVKAGNILIDSRGAIKLGDFGVSACLFDSGDRQRMRNTFVGTPCWMAPEVMEQLHGYDFKADIWSFGITALELAHGHAPFSKYPPMKVLLMTLQNAPPGLDYERDRKFSKSFKQMIASCLVKDPSKRPSAKKLLKHSFFKQARSNDYIARTLLEGLPALGDRIKELKRKEEYMLAQKKMPDGQKEELSQNEYKRGISGWNFNLDDMKAQASLIQDADEPVPDNILMGTSNSLSSLDAQQKQSQCHNLDAVADTEDNDMIQNQQATLPLVDTTLYGAKVRSDKSDDDSSIASSSHEPHLSRNSSPRHDDRTENNLGEKPNVDKLEATAMHKRQCSSGSSGLSEVTDPLVKGESDKFPSQPQSNLKCNAAVVPQLADDTLAEVPPKASKSPANNDELDEKAKVPVVQQKGRFKVTSENVDLEKVAPAPILQKSHSLQVISMSPASPLPSALPSPLPSPLTSPSDATPSAICGYFLFPLLNAVLQTNIIQRASILSLMKQAADFAANRAADGGSSQATNMTEKRQAALEREAELLNEIIELQRRLMSAQDELQKLKVDTA, encoded by the exons ATGATGGAGAAGATGAAGTATCCGATTGGACCAGAGCACTACACGCCGTATGAGGAGGTTGGGCAAGGCGTAAGCGCTTCCGTACATCGTGCGCTCTGTAAGCCCGTGGATGCGATCGTCGCCATCAAAATCCTCGATTTCGAACGCGACAATTGCGATCTG AACAACATTTCTCGTGAAGCGCAGACGATGATCCTGGTCGACCATCCTAATGTCCTCAAATCTCACTGTTCCTTTGTTAGTGATCATAATCTGTGGGTTGTCATGCCATTCATGTCTGGGGGTTCTTGTCTTCATATTTTGAAGGCAGCATACCCCGATGGTTTTGAGGAAGTTGTTATAGCCACCATATTACGTGAGATTTTGAAAGGTTTAGAGTATCTTCACCATCATGGCCACATTCATCGAGATGTCAAA GCTGGGAATATTCTCATTGATTCACGTGGTGCAATCAAGCTCggagattttggggtttctGCTTGCCTTTTTGATTCAGGTGATAGGCAGCGCATGAGAAACACATTTGTGGGAACACCTTGCTG GATGGCACCAGAGGTTATGGAGCAGTTACATGGTTATGATTTCAA GGCTGATATCTGGTCTTTTGGTATAACTGCATTGGAGCTTGCCCATGGCCATGCTCCTTTCTCAAAGTATCCTCCAATGAAG GTACTGCTCATGACATTGCAAAATGCACCTCCTGGCCTTGATTATGAAAGGGATAGGAAGTTTTCAAAG tcTTTTAAGCAGATGATTGCTAGTTGCTTGGTAAAGGATCCTTCAAAACGGCCTTCTGCAAAGAAGTTGTTGAAGCATTCCTTCTTCAAGCAAGCTCGGTCAAATGATTATATTGCACGAACACTTCTCGAGGGGCTGCCTGCTCTTGGTGATCGCATCAAGGAATTAAAG AGAAAGGAAGAGTATATGCTtgcacaaaagaaaatgcCAGATGGGCAGAAGGAGGAACTATCACAG AATGAATATAAAAGAGGAATTAGTGGTTGGAACTTCAATCTTGACGACATGAAGGCTCAAGCTTCCCTG aTCCAGGATGCTGATGAACCTGTACCTGATAACATTCTGATGGGGACTTCCAATTCTCTGTCTTCTCTTGATGCACAACAAAAGCAATCACAATGTCATAACTTAGATGCAGTTGCAGACACG GAAGACAATGATATGATTCAGAACCAACAAGCTACTCTTCCACTGGTTGACACAACTTTATATGGTGCCAA AGTTAGAAGTGACAAATCCGATGACGATTCTAGCATTGCTAGTTCTAGCCATGAACCACATCTTTCACGAAATTCTTCACCTCGTCATGATGATCGTACTGAAAACAATTTGGGTGAAAAGCCTAATGTTGATAAACTGGAAGCTACGGCTATGCATAAAAGGCAATGCTCATCAGGCAGCAGTGGTTTATCAGAAGTTACTGATCCACTTGTTAAAGGAGAGAG CGATAAATTTCCAAGTCAGCCCCAAAGTAATTTGAAATGCAATGCAGCAGTAGTTCCACAACTAGCAGATGATACACTTGCTGAGGTTCCTCCTAAAGCATCTAAATCACCAG CAAATAATGATGAACTTGATGAGAAAGCAAAGGTGCCAGTTGTACAGCAGAAAGGACGTTTCAAAGTCACATCCGAGAATGTTGACTTAGAGAAG gTGGCCCCGGCTCCTATACTGCAAAAGAGTCACAGCTTGCAG GTGATTAGCATGAGTCCTGCAAGTCCTCTACCATCAGCTCTTCCATCACCCTTACCATCACCTCTAACATCACCTTCTGATGCTACCCCATCAGCTATTTGTggctattttcttttcccattGTTAAACGCTGTTTTGCAGACAAATATTATTCAAAGG GCGAGTATTTTAAGTTTAATGAAGCAAGCTGCTGATTTCGCAG CCAACCGTGCAGCTGACGGAGGATCCTCCCAGGCTACTAATATGACAGAGAAG CGTCAAGCAGCTCTTGAGAGGGAAGCCGAGTTACTTAATGAAATTATTGAGTTGCAGAGGAG GCTCATGTCTGCCCAAGATGAGCTCCAAAAGTTAAAAGTAGATACTGCTTAA
- the LOC117622123 gene encoding serine/threonine-protein kinase OSR1 isoform X1: MMEKMKYPIGPEHYTPYEEVGQGVSASVHRALCKPVDAIVAIKILDFERDNCDLNNISREAQTMILVDHPNVLKSHCSFVSDHNLWVVMPFMSGGSCLHILKAAYPDGFEEVVIATILREILKGLEYLHHHGHIHRDVKAGNILIDSRGAIKLGDFGVSACLFDSGDRQRMRNTFVGTPCWMAPEVMEQLHGYDFKADIWSFGITALELAHGHAPFSKYPPMKVLLMTLQNAPPGLDYERDRKFSKSFKQMIASCLVKDPSKRPSAKKLLKHSFFKQARSNDYIARTLLEGLPALGDRIKELKRKEEYMLAQKKMPDGQKEELSQNEYKRGISGWNFNLDDMKAQASLIQDADEPVPDNILMGTSNSLSSLDAQQKQSQCHNLDAVADTEDNDMIQNQQATLPLVDTTLYGAKVRSDKSDDDSSIASSSHEPHLSRNSSPRHDDRTENNLGEKPNVDKLEATAMHKRQCSSGSSGLSEVTDPLVKGESDKFPSQPQSNLKCNAAVVPQLADDTLAEVPPKASKSPANNDELDEKAKVPVVQQKGRFKVTSENVDLEKVAPAPILQKSHSLQVRSSEVISMSPASPLPSALPSPLPSPLTSPSDATPSAICGYFLFPLLNAVLQTNIIQRASILSLMKQAADFAANRAADGGSSQATNMTEKRQAALEREAELLNEIIELQRRLMSAQDELQKLKVDTA; this comes from the exons ATGATGGAGAAGATGAAGTATCCGATTGGACCAGAGCACTACACGCCGTATGAGGAGGTTGGGCAAGGCGTAAGCGCTTCCGTACATCGTGCGCTCTGTAAGCCCGTGGATGCGATCGTCGCCATCAAAATCCTCGATTTCGAACGCGACAATTGCGATCTG AACAACATTTCTCGTGAAGCGCAGACGATGATCCTGGTCGACCATCCTAATGTCCTCAAATCTCACTGTTCCTTTGTTAGTGATCATAATCTGTGGGTTGTCATGCCATTCATGTCTGGGGGTTCTTGTCTTCATATTTTGAAGGCAGCATACCCCGATGGTTTTGAGGAAGTTGTTATAGCCACCATATTACGTGAGATTTTGAAAGGTTTAGAGTATCTTCACCATCATGGCCACATTCATCGAGATGTCAAA GCTGGGAATATTCTCATTGATTCACGTGGTGCAATCAAGCTCggagattttggggtttctGCTTGCCTTTTTGATTCAGGTGATAGGCAGCGCATGAGAAACACATTTGTGGGAACACCTTGCTG GATGGCACCAGAGGTTATGGAGCAGTTACATGGTTATGATTTCAA GGCTGATATCTGGTCTTTTGGTATAACTGCATTGGAGCTTGCCCATGGCCATGCTCCTTTCTCAAAGTATCCTCCAATGAAG GTACTGCTCATGACATTGCAAAATGCACCTCCTGGCCTTGATTATGAAAGGGATAGGAAGTTTTCAAAG tcTTTTAAGCAGATGATTGCTAGTTGCTTGGTAAAGGATCCTTCAAAACGGCCTTCTGCAAAGAAGTTGTTGAAGCATTCCTTCTTCAAGCAAGCTCGGTCAAATGATTATATTGCACGAACACTTCTCGAGGGGCTGCCTGCTCTTGGTGATCGCATCAAGGAATTAAAG AGAAAGGAAGAGTATATGCTtgcacaaaagaaaatgcCAGATGGGCAGAAGGAGGAACTATCACAG AATGAATATAAAAGAGGAATTAGTGGTTGGAACTTCAATCTTGACGACATGAAGGCTCAAGCTTCCCTG aTCCAGGATGCTGATGAACCTGTACCTGATAACATTCTGATGGGGACTTCCAATTCTCTGTCTTCTCTTGATGCACAACAAAAGCAATCACAATGTCATAACTTAGATGCAGTTGCAGACACG GAAGACAATGATATGATTCAGAACCAACAAGCTACTCTTCCACTGGTTGACACAACTTTATATGGTGCCAA AGTTAGAAGTGACAAATCCGATGACGATTCTAGCATTGCTAGTTCTAGCCATGAACCACATCTTTCACGAAATTCTTCACCTCGTCATGATGATCGTACTGAAAACAATTTGGGTGAAAAGCCTAATGTTGATAAACTGGAAGCTACGGCTATGCATAAAAGGCAATGCTCATCAGGCAGCAGTGGTTTATCAGAAGTTACTGATCCACTTGTTAAAGGAGAGAG CGATAAATTTCCAAGTCAGCCCCAAAGTAATTTGAAATGCAATGCAGCAGTAGTTCCACAACTAGCAGATGATACACTTGCTGAGGTTCCTCCTAAAGCATCTAAATCACCAG CAAATAATGATGAACTTGATGAGAAAGCAAAGGTGCCAGTTGTACAGCAGAAAGGACGTTTCAAAGTCACATCCGAGAATGTTGACTTAGAGAAG gTGGCCCCGGCTCCTATACTGCAAAAGAGTCACAGCTTGCAGGTTCGTAGTTCTGAG GTGATTAGCATGAGTCCTGCAAGTCCTCTACCATCAGCTCTTCCATCACCCTTACCATCACCTCTAACATCACCTTCTGATGCTACCCCATCAGCTATTTGTggctattttcttttcccattGTTAAACGCTGTTTTGCAGACAAATATTATTCAAAGG GCGAGTATTTTAAGTTTAATGAAGCAAGCTGCTGATTTCGCAG CCAACCGTGCAGCTGACGGAGGATCCTCCCAGGCTACTAATATGACAGAGAAG CGTCAAGCAGCTCTTGAGAGGGAAGCCGAGTTACTTAATGAAATTATTGAGTTGCAGAGGAG GCTCATGTCTGCCCAAGATGAGCTCCAAAAGTTAAAAGTAGATACTGCTTAA
- the LOC117622706 gene encoding ubiquitin receptor RAD23b isoform X1, with amino-acid sequence MKLTVKTLKGSHFEIRVQPTDTVMAVKKNIEDVQGKDNYPCGQQLLIHNGKVLKDETTLADNKVTEDGFLVVMLSKSKTSGLAGASSTQPTSTNPPPTPPTTNSTTRPEAPAQPPPVQSTISASDSANVHTDTYGQAASTLLAGTNLEQTIQQIMDMGGGNWDRETVTRALRAAYNNPERAVDYLYSSIPETAEVAVPVGHFPASQATETGAANAAPVSGAPNSAPLNMFPQETLSGAGAGALGSLAFLRNNRQFQALRSMVQANPQILQPMLQELGKQNPQLLRLIQEHHTEFLQLINEPLEGSEGDIFDQPDGPDQDMPHAINVTPAEQEAIERLEAMGFDRALVIEAFLACDRNEELAANYLLENAGDFED; translated from the exons ATGAAGCTCACTGTAAAGACCCTCAAAGGCAGCCATTTCGAAATTAGGGTTCAGCCCACTGACACT GTTATGGCTGTGAAGAAGAACATTGAAGATGTACAAGGAAAAGATAATTATCCATGTGGGCAGCAGTTATTGATTCACAATGGGAAGGTCTTGAAAGATGAAACTACATTGGCTGACAACAAGGTCACAGAAGATGGTTTTCTTGTTGTCATGCTAAGCAAG AGTAAAACTTCAGGCTTAGCAGGGGCTTCATCCACTCAG CCTACTTCCACAAATCCTCCTCCAACTCCACCAACCACAAATTCTACAACCAGACCCGAAGCTCCTGCACAACCACC ACCCGTACAAAGTACCATATCTGCTTCCGACAGTGCAAA TGTGCATACTGATACTTATGGTCAAGCTGCTTCAACTTTACTTGCTGGTACTAATCTTGAGCAGACTATTCAACAAATAATGGATATGGGCGGTGGAAACTGGGACAGAGAAACAGTTACACGCGCACTTCGAGCGGCATATAACAATCCAGAGAGAGCAGTCGACTACTTGTACTCT AGTATTCCAGAAACAGCGGAAGTTGCAGTGCCGGTAGGACATTTCCCGGCAAGCCAGGCAACTGAAACAGGGGCAGCCAATGCTGCACCTGTCTCTGGAGCACCTAACTCTGCTCCTTTGAATATGTTTCCTCAG GAAACACTCTCTGGTGCTGGTGCTGGTGCACTTGGATCCCTCGCCTTCCTCAGGAATAATCGCCAG TTCCAAGCATTGCGCTCAATGGTGCAAGCAAATCCACAAATTTTACAG CCCATGCTGCAGGAGCTTGGAAAGCAAAACCCCCAGCTTTTAAGATTAATTCAGGAACACCACACTGAGTTCCTTCAGTTAATAAATGAACCTCTTGAGGGGTCTGAAGG TGACATATTTGATCAGCCTGACGGCCCTGACCAAGATATGCCTCATGCCATCAATGTAACCCCGGCTGAGCAGGAGGCCATTGAACga CTCGAAGCAATGGGATTTGATAGGGCCTTGGTCATCGAGGCATTTTTAGCATGCGATCGCAATGAAGAATTGGCAGCAAACTACTTATTGGAGAATGCTGGAGATTTTGAGGATTGA
- the LOC117620875 gene encoding probable serine incorporator yields MWAASCLASCCAACACDACRTVVSSISRRSARIAYCGLFALSLIVSWILREVAAPLLEKIPWITQFNQTHNREWFETDAVLRVSLGNFLFFTILAVMMVGVKSQKDPRDSLHHGGWMMKIISWCLLVIFMFFIPNEIVSFYETISKFGSGFFLLVQVVLLLDFVHGWNDKWVGYDEQFWYIALFVVSLVCYLATFVFSGLLFHWFTPSGHDCGLNTFFIVMTLICVFLFLIVALHPAVNGSILPASVISMYCTYLCYSALASEPREYECNGLHKHSKAVSTGTLTLGLLTTVLSVVYSAVRAGSSTTLLSPPSSPRAGAGKPLLPLDKADEHEEKEKAKPVSYSYSFFHIIFSLASMYSAMLLTGWTTSVGESGKLVDVGWPSVWVRIVTSWATAGLFIWSLLAPILFPEREF; encoded by the exons atgtggGCAGCTTCCTGCCTGGCGTCGTGCTGCGCTGCTTGCGCCTGCGATGCGTGCCGGACGGTGGTGTCGAGTATCAGCCGCCGGTCTGCAAGGATTGCATACTGTGGGCTCTTCGCGCTTTCTCTGATCGTCTCATGGATTCTCCGTGAGGTCGCAGCTCCCCTCTTGGAAAAGATTCCTT GGATTACTCAGTTTAATCAGACACATAACAGGGAGTGGTTTGAAACAGATGCAGTGCTTCGTGTTAGCTTGGgaaattttctcttcttcaccATTTTAGCTGTTATGATGGTTGGCGTGAAAAGCCAGAAGGATCCCCGTGATAGTTTGCACCATGGTGGATGGATGATGAAAATTATTTCCTGGTGCCTTCTAGTGATCTTCATGTTTTTCATACCAAATGAGATTGTTAGCTTCTATG AGACAATTTCAAAGTTTGGCTCAGGATTTTTTCTACTTGTACAAGTTGTACTTTTGTTGGATTTTGTTCATGGGTGGAATGATAAATGGGTTGGATATGATGAGCAGTTCTG GTACATTgcactttttgttgtttctctTGTTTGTTATCTGGCAACATTCGTCTTCTCTGGACTTCTTTTCCATTGGTTTACGCCATCTGGACATGACTGTGGGCTCAACACCTTCTTTATTGTCATGACTCTGATCTGTGTGTTCCTTTTTCTCATAGTCGCTCTGCATCCTGCT GTAAATGGCAGCATTTTGCCAGCGTCAGTTATATCAATGTATTGCACATACCTTTGCTACAGTGCACTTGCCAGTGAACCAAGGGAATATGAGTGCAATGGTCTTCACAAACATTCCAAAGCTGTTTCCACTGGGACCCTTACCCTTGGTTTGCTAACCACTGTTCTTTCTGTGGTTTATTCTGCTGTTCGTGCTGGATCTTCTACGACTCTTCTCTCCCCACCAAGTTCTCCTCGTGCAG GTGCTGGAAAGCCTCTGCTTCCATTGGATAAGGCAGACgaacatgaagaaaaagagaaggcgAAGCCAGTATCATATTCATATTCGTTTTTCCACATCATCTTCTCTCTTGCTAGTATGTACTCGGCAATGCTTCTGACAGGGTGGACAACCTCAGTTGGGGAGAGCGGAAAGTTGGTTGACGTTGGGTGGCCATCTGTGTGGGTGAGGATTGTGACTAGTTGGGCAACTGCAGGTCTGTTCATCTGGTCTCTTTTGGCTCCTATTCTGTTCCCCGAGAGGGAATTCTGA
- the LOC117622706 gene encoding ubiquitin receptor RAD23b isoform X2 — protein sequence MKLTVKTLKGSHFEIRVQPTDTVMAVKKNIEDVQGKDNYPCGQQLLIHNGKVLKDETTLADNKVTEDGFLVVMLSKSKTSGLAGASSTQPTSTNPPPTPPTTNSTTRPEAPAQPPVHTDTYGQAASTLLAGTNLEQTIQQIMDMGGGNWDRETVTRALRAAYNNPERAVDYLYSSIPETAEVAVPVGHFPASQATETGAANAAPVSGAPNSAPLNMFPQETLSGAGAGALGSLAFLRNNRQFQALRSMVQANPQILQPMLQELGKQNPQLLRLIQEHHTEFLQLINEPLEGSEGDIFDQPDGPDQDMPHAINVTPAEQEAIERLEAMGFDRALVIEAFLACDRNEELAANYLLENAGDFED from the exons ATGAAGCTCACTGTAAAGACCCTCAAAGGCAGCCATTTCGAAATTAGGGTTCAGCCCACTGACACT GTTATGGCTGTGAAGAAGAACATTGAAGATGTACAAGGAAAAGATAATTATCCATGTGGGCAGCAGTTATTGATTCACAATGGGAAGGTCTTGAAAGATGAAACTACATTGGCTGACAACAAGGTCACAGAAGATGGTTTTCTTGTTGTCATGCTAAGCAAG AGTAAAACTTCAGGCTTAGCAGGGGCTTCATCCACTCAG CCTACTTCCACAAATCCTCCTCCAACTCCACCAACCACAAATTCTACAACCAGACCCGAAGCTCCTGCACAACCACC TGTGCATACTGATACTTATGGTCAAGCTGCTTCAACTTTACTTGCTGGTACTAATCTTGAGCAGACTATTCAACAAATAATGGATATGGGCGGTGGAAACTGGGACAGAGAAACAGTTACACGCGCACTTCGAGCGGCATATAACAATCCAGAGAGAGCAGTCGACTACTTGTACTCT AGTATTCCAGAAACAGCGGAAGTTGCAGTGCCGGTAGGACATTTCCCGGCAAGCCAGGCAACTGAAACAGGGGCAGCCAATGCTGCACCTGTCTCTGGAGCACCTAACTCTGCTCCTTTGAATATGTTTCCTCAG GAAACACTCTCTGGTGCTGGTGCTGGTGCACTTGGATCCCTCGCCTTCCTCAGGAATAATCGCCAG TTCCAAGCATTGCGCTCAATGGTGCAAGCAAATCCACAAATTTTACAG CCCATGCTGCAGGAGCTTGGAAAGCAAAACCCCCAGCTTTTAAGATTAATTCAGGAACACCACACTGAGTTCCTTCAGTTAATAAATGAACCTCTTGAGGGGTCTGAAGG TGACATATTTGATCAGCCTGACGGCCCTGACCAAGATATGCCTCATGCCATCAATGTAACCCCGGCTGAGCAGGAGGCCATTGAACga CTCGAAGCAATGGGATTTGATAGGGCCTTGGTCATCGAGGCATTTTTAGCATGCGATCGCAATGAAGAATTGGCAGCAAACTACTTATTGGAGAATGCTGGAGATTTTGAGGATTGA